The genome window AACTGAGAGCAAAATACGCATGATAGTCTAAAATAATTTGCAAAACTCTGAATATTGAAGTTTCGACTCAAATATAGATTAAGCATAATGACGAATTATTTCAAATAATCTTGTGCAAAAGTCGTGGAAAAGAATATTGAAAACGAGAAATAATTAGTATAGAATTAGCATTAGAATGTGAAAAAATGGCAAAGCCATTGGATGTGGCGAGGCAGAATTAAGAGCGCCCTGCTGCAAGCGGAAAGGTCAAGGGTATTTGCTGAAACATGACACAAGATGGAGGATCATATCATGGCAGAGAAAATAATAAGAACAATCGGTGTATTGACCAGTGGAGGGGACGCACCGGGAATGAACGCTGCAATCCGTGCAGTAGTTAGGACTGCTCTCGGCAAGGGTTTGAAGGTACGTGGAATCAGAAGAGGCTATTCCGGACTTTTGAACGAAGAGATTATTGATTTGAGTGCCAGAGATGTTTCTGATACCATTCAGCGTGGAGGTACGATTCTGCAGACGGCAAGATGTGATGAGATGCGTACCGTAGAAGGGCAGCAGAAGGCAGCGGCGATCTGTAAGAAGTACGGCATTGACGGCCTGGTAGTAATCGGAGGAGACGGTTCCTTCAAGGGAGCACAGCGACTTTCTGATTATGGAGTAAATACCATCGGACTTCCGGGTACGATCGATCTGGATATTGCCTGCACGGAGTATACGATTGGATTTGATACGGCAGTGAATACGGCGATGGAAGCAATCGACAAGGTTCGTGATACCTCTACTTCTCATGAGAGATGCAGCATCATCGAGGTAATGGGGCGTGATGCCGGATACCTGGCTCTCTGGTGCGGTATTGCCAACGGTGCAGAGAGAATTCTTCTTCCGGAAGAGCATGATTATGATGAACTTAAGATCGTTGAGGATATCAAAGAGAACCGGAAGCGTGGAAAGAAGCACTACATCATCATCAATGCAGAGGGCGTCGGCGATTCCATCAGTATGGCGAAGAGAATCGAGGAAGAGACCGGTATGGAGACGCGTGCAACGATTCTTGGATACATGCAGCGCGGCGGAAGTCCGACCTGTAAGGACAGGGTGTATGCCTCCATTATGGGCGCGATGGCAGTGGATCTTCTTCTGGAAGGAAAGACGAACCGTGTAGTTGGTTATAAGAACGGACAGTATATTGATTTCGATATTAACGAGGCACTGGATATGCAGAAAGGAATTCCGCAGTATCAGTATGATGTCGCGAGACAGCTTGCACTCTAATACGCCGGCGGGGTACGGACGGTGTACCAGGAATTTCCGCATGAACCGGGACGCTTTTTCAAGGTTCCAGACGCCTTTCAAAACAACAGAACAGGAAATGGATATATGACACAGGATGTATTATTGACGATTTCCGGCCTTCACACGATGGAGGCTATGGGAGACGGGGAAGAAAGTAACGAGCCGATCGAAGTGATCACGCCGGCAAGTTACTATTGGAAAAACGGGAAACATTTCATTCTGTTTGATGAATTAGTGGAAGGGATTCCCGGAGTGACGAAAAATAAAATAAAAATTACAGGTGACACCGCTCTTGAGATCATGAAGAGCGGTATTACCAATGCACATATGGTATTTGAGAAGAATAAAAGCAACCTTACTTTTTATGATACTCCCTTCGGACAGATTGAAGTGGGGATTCACACGCGGGATATGTGCGTAGATGTGAGGGAGGACCGGATTGACGTGAATGTGGAGTATGGTCTGGACGTCAATCATGAGGCCACGGCGGACTGCCACATTATTATGAATATCCGACCAAAGCATGCTGCGGAGAGCGTTTTGAGTTGAAGAGATATATCATATATAGATGTTCTTGGCTCAAAAAACAGATAGGGATGAATGGCCACTGGACGTTCACTTAGGCATATTTGACGACAATAAAAAATCCACTGTACTTTTTCACGGGTACAGTGGATTTTTAAAATATTCCATCCATTGGGTTATCCTCCTTTATTCTTCTTATCTATCTGAAACTATTATCTCAAATAGTGTTTTTTCTGATGAAAGATTATCTTCTCATTGGTTCTTACCTCTTTCTGTCAGATTTTTAAAGGTTAGAATTCACCATACATTGGTTTTTACCTCTTTCTGTTAGATTTCTTTTTGATCTGGAAATTCATCGTCCATTGGTTCTTACCTCTTCTTGTCAGATTTCTTTTTGATTTAGAAATTCATCATCCATTGGTCTTTACCTCTCTTTGCCAGATTTCTTTTTGATCTAGAAATTCACGTCCATTGGTCTTTACCTCTTTCTGTCAGATTCCTTTTTTGATTTAGAAATTCACATCCATTGGTCTTTACCTCTTTTTGCTAGATTTCTTTTTGGATTAAGAATTATCTTCTCATTGGTCCTTACCTCTTTCATTAGATTTGTTTTCCGGTTTTAAGATTAAGTTTTCGGTGGTCCGTCCTCCTTTTCTTTTGTTGTTCTTATAATATCTCATAAAAGAGTAAATGTCAATGGAAAAACAGAAAAAAATATAAAAAAATTAAAAATAACTGATAATTATATGAAATATAAAAAATTAACGCACAAGAATGACGGCGATAATTAAATAAAATCGTATTGGAACTACTATATATAAAAGAAAGAAGTTTTATGAAAATAACGAGGTAAACTAGAACTGTTTTTATACAGCAAAATTAGTGAGTTTGTAATGCATAAGGAGAAAAAGTATATATGGGGAAAAATGATATTTTGATGAAGAAATGGATATCGGATAAGGAACGCTTTGCAGATTTGTTTAATGGAGGATTATTTGGCGGGAAGCAAGTGATCGACCCGGAAGGGTTAGAAAATGAGGAGATTCATCAGGAGTTGTTGATTCCAGACCAAGAAAAACATGTGGTCCCAATACGCAGATATCATGATGTAGTTATGAAATCTCGGCAGAATCTCAGGTTATTGGTATTAGCTTGTGAAAATCAGCAGAAAGTGCATTATGGTATGGCAGTACGGGGAATGTTATATGATGCTTTGAGTTATACCGAGCAGATTAGAAGATTGACATTAAAAAATCGCAAAGAGAAAAAATTGACAAATTCTGCGGAATTTTTGTCAGGGATTGCGAAAGAGGATAAAATCCTTCCAGTGCTTACAGTCGTTTTCTATTATGGGGATGAGGGAAAGTGGGATGCTAGCAAGGATTTATATGGAATGATGGAGTGGGGGGGACGATGAAGAAATTTTAAAACCATATATCTCGAATTATCAGATTAACTTGATTGATGCAGGAAAGGTGAAAAAACCTGAGAATTTTAAAAGTGATTTACAGTATATTTTGGGCATGTTACAATATAAAAAAGATAAAAGTATGTTGCGGAAATATATTCAGGAACACAAAGATTTTTTCTCGGGATTGCCTGAGGATACTTATGAGGTTGTGCGAGTAATGTTGAAATCGGAGTGGAGACTGGAAGAACCAGTTCAGGATAAACAGACGGGAGGTATTAATATGTGTAAGGCATTGGAGGATTTATATAATGATGGCGTTGACGAAGGGCGTAGAAATATACTTTTGGAGTTACTTAAAGAAGGGTGGATTACATTGCAGACTGCAGCAGAAAAATTAGGAGTTACGGAGGAAGAATTGAAGGGCAGTCTGGCCAAGGAATAAAGACATATTTGTTATTGTAAAAATATTCATGTTTGTGGAATACCGTGTATAGCAGAATCTGGATTGATGCTATATGCTGTATTTTTATTGCCAAGTGTGCCTGAAGCAAGGACCAGTAGACCTTACTTTGGCATGGCATATTTGGTGCAAAGTTCTTAAATATAGGTGAAAGAAGTTGCCGCGAGAAAACAGGTGTTTACAACCCATTGAAATTACTTTCTATTTCGCTACATAACAAGAAAGCCATTGAGGAGCACCGGCGGATTATGTTAAACTAAGGGTTAAAATCGAATGGAAAGGAGGGGCTTTCGTGGGAAAAAAGAAAAAGGCACAGATGCAGTTCCGCTATTACCGAATGGCTTACGGAAGTTCTATTCTGGCTCTGCTGGGAGAAAAATGGATTCGCTCTTACGGGAGTGACGTGGAATACCTGCATTTTCATAATCTACTGGAAATCGGGTATTGCTATAACGGGTCAGGCCAGCTAGTGCTGGGGAAGGAAGAGTATCGGTACGAAGATGACACATTTTCGGTGATTCCGAGACATTTTCCGCACACGACGAACAGTGATCAGGGAGGGATCAACCGGTGGGAGTATCTGTACGTGGACTTGGAGGGGGTTCTGGGGGAACTCTTTCAGAATAATACTCGTAAAATGAACGAGATCGTAAAGAGGATTAATTCAAGGGCAATGCTAAAAAGGGCGTCGGAGGAGCCGCAGATGGCGGCAAAAGTGCTGGAGATCATGAATCTTATCCGGTGTATGGATGCGTATTACATGGAAGAGGCGAAGGCAATCATGGCGGCCCTCCTTCTGGATATCGCCCGCATGTTCGAGGCGGTAGGGGGAGAGGTGATAGAAGAAGTCAGGATGGAACATGCAGCGATGCTGGTGTTTTGTGTGCTGGATTACATCAGCTTTCACTATATGGAACCGATCATGGTGGGGGAGCTGGCGCAGATGTGCCACGTAAGTGAGACTCATTTCAGGCGGGTCTTTACAGGCTATATGAAGATGTCGCCGCTCCAGTACATCAATACGGTGCGGATACAAAATGCCTGCGAGTATCTTCGGAAAACGGACTGGCAGGTGGCGGATATTGCAAATAGATGCGGGTTCACGACGATTTCCACATTCAACCGGAATTTCAAAGAGCTGATGGGGAAAAAGCCGCTGGAATGGAGAAAATGCCCGGAAAACTATGAACAGCAGCTCCTGGAATTTAATATACACTCGGAAGAGGGATGGTAGAAAGCACCATTCCTTTTTTATTTCCGACCGAAGCGGAGCGTAGAGTAAATACTCTGCAGTTCGCTTGCGTGCAAAGAATTTGCAGGAGCGCATTCTATTTTAGGAAATAGAGGATTCCTATTCATTTACCATGTTCGAAACTGCATAGTTTGAGGGTGAAATCAAGAACATGCCGTTATCCCCTGTCGATATAATATTTATTAGAAAAAGGGCGCTCATTTTTTAAAGGAACCAGTAGGAACGATGGAGAGAATAACCAAAAGAACAGGAGGTAAGGTTATGAAGAAGAGGATACTGGCTGTATGTTTGGCGGTGGCAATGGTATTGTCGCTAGTTGCCTGCGGGACGAAAGGAACCGATGAAGGGGACGGCAAAGGCGGCGCCTCTACAAGTGAAAATGAATTGACGGTGTGGTGCTGGGACCCGGCTTTTAACATCTATGCGATGCAGGAAGCGGAAAAGGTCTACCAAAAAGACCACCCGGATTTTAAACTGAACATCGTAGAGACACCGTGGAATGACGTACAGACGAAGCTGACGACAGCGGCGACTTCGGGAGATTTGAAATCCCTTCCGGATATTTTGCTGATGCAGGATAATGCATTTCAGAAGAATGTGATCAGCTATCCGGACGCATTTGCAAGTCTAAAAGATTCCGGTATTGATTTTACGCAGTTCCCGGAAGCGAAAACGGCTTATTCCGTAGTGGATGGAGTGAATTATGGAGTACCCTTTGACAACGGGACGGTCGTAGCGGCATACCGGACGGATATTTTGAAAGAGGCCGGGTTTACGGTGGAAGATTTTACGGACATTACCTGGGACGAATACATAGAAAAAGGGGAGGTCGTATTTGAAAAGACAGGAAAACCGCTTCTTTCCTGCCAGGCGGGCGAAGCGCAGCTAGTAATGATGATGCTGCAGTCCGCAGGAGCGTCCTTGTTTGACGACGAGGGCAAGCCGGATATGGTCGGAAATGACGCACTTAAGAAAGTGCTTGAAACCTACAAGGAATTAAAGGACAGCGGGGTCCTGATCGAAGTGAACGACTGGGATCAGTATGTTGGTTCCATGACGGCAGGCACGGTAGCGGGTACGGTGAACGGCTGCTGGATCCTGGCTTCTATCCAGAGCGCTGAGGATCAGTCCGGAAACTGGGCGGTTACAAATATGCCGCGGCTGGTCGGCGTGGAGGGCGCGACAAACTACTCCAACAACGGTGGATCAAGCTGGGTGGTGACATCAAATTGTAAGAATATCGACCTGGCGTATGATTTCATGAAGAGCACCTTTGCCGGAAGCGTGGAGCTCTATGAGACGATCCTGCCCAAATCCGGCGCGCTGGCAACCTATATCCCGGCTGGAGAAAGCGAAGTCTACGCTGAGCCTCAGGAATTCTTCGGCGGACAGTCTGTCTATAAAGATGTGACTGAATATTCGAAAGAGGTGCCTGGGAATAACACCGGAGTTTACTACTACGAAGGGCAGGACGCTATTTCCACGGCCGTTCAGAATGTGGTAAACGGAGCGGATATTGACGGCGAGATCAAGACGGCACAGGAGACGACCGAATTTGCAATGAACTAAGGAAAAGGGGGGATTTTTGTGAGCAGTCGAACAATCCGAAGCGGTCCGGGAGGCGCCGCAGGCAGTGGTAAAATGACTCTGAGCCGGAAACAGAACCTGTCCGGTTGGGCGTTTCTTGCTCCGGCAACGCTGCTGATCGTATTAACCAGTTTTTACCCTATGTTCAGAGCGCTTATTTTATCTTTCCAGAGAGGAAAAGGAAATGCGCTTACATGGGGCGGACTTTACAATTATACCCGCATGTTCAAGGACGCCATTTTTTTGCAGTCCGTGAAGAACTGCTTCTTCTACCTGATCATTCAGGTGCCGATCATGCTGGTGCTGGCACTGATACTGGCATCACTGCTGAATAACAAGGATTTGAAACTAAAGGGTTTATTCCGCACGGCCATTTTCCTGCCGTGTGCGACTTCCCTGGTATCCTACGCGACGATTTTCCGTTCTCTGTTCGCAGTGGATGGGCTGGTAAATGTACTTCTGGTGAAATTTGGGATTCTGGAGAGCGGGTATAATTTCCTGAATCATGAACTCAGTGCAAAGATCGTGATCATTCTGGCGCTGATCTGGAGATGGACAGGATATAACATGGTATTCTATCTTTCCGGTCTGCAGAATATTGAGTATTCCGTTTATGAGGCGGCGAAGATCGACGGAGCATCTCCGTGGCAGTCATTTTGGAAAATTACGGTTCCGCTTTTGAAGCCGACGATCCTTCTGACAGCCATCATGTCTACCAACGGAACCCTGCAGCTCTTCGACGAGTCTGTCAACCTGACAAGTGGAGGCCCGGCAAATGCAACGATCACCATGTCGCACTACATTTACAATACCTCATTTAAGTATGTGTCGAATTTTGGATATGCGGCGGCCATGTCGTTCTTTATCCTGATTCTGGTGGCAATCCTGGCATTTGTACAGATGAAAGTAGGTGATAAGCGTGACTAAAGGGAAGAAGGCGGTTGTTTATATTGTATTAACGATTGTTTCGCTGATTTCCGTATTTCCGTTGTACTGGATGGTATCTGCGGCGACGAACAAAAGTATTGATGTCATGAGAGGAAAGCTTCTTCCGGGCGGCGAACTGATGAACAATGTCCATAGCCTGTTTGCGCAGTGCAATGTGGGGACTGCGATGACCAATTCCTTCAAATATGCGTTGATCCTGACTGTATTGTCGCTGGTGATCTGTTCTCTGGCGGGATATGGATTTGAGATTTACCATGACAGAGGAAAAGATGCGGTCATGTCGGTGATTCTGCTGGCGATGATGGTGCCCTTTGCGGCTACTATGATTCCGCTGTATCAGGCATTTTCCAAGATTGGACTTTTGAACTGTACGGCGGGCTTTATTCTGCCGACCCTCTCCACCCCGTTTTTGATCATGATGTTCCGGCAGAGCGCCAGATCATTTCCTCATGATATCATAGAGGCGGCCAGAATGGACGGGTTAAACGAACTTCAGATTTTCTTTCGGATGTTCATTCCGACTATGAAATCTACCTATGCGGCGGCTATGACCATTACCTTCATGAACGCCTGGAACAATTATTTGTGGCCGAAGGTCATCATGACGGATAAGACGAGTATCACCATGCCGATGCTGGTGGCAAACCTAAAAGAAGGGTATGTGACCGACTATGGGGTGCTGATGCTTGCGGTACTGCTCTGTACCATACCGACTGCGATCGTGTTCTTCGTATTGCAGAAGAGCTTTGCGGAAGGAATCACAGGAGCAGTGAAATAAGGAATATATTTGGAAAAAAGGCAGATGCGTGTGGCAAAGACAGGAGGAAATATTGGCGTGAATAGGTTTGACTACGAAAA of Roseburia hominis contains these proteins:
- the pfkA gene encoding 6-phosphofructokinase, with the protein product MAEKIIRTIGVLTSGGDAPGMNAAIRAVVRTALGKGLKVRGIRRGYSGLLNEEIIDLSARDVSDTIQRGGTILQTARCDEMRTVEGQQKAAAICKKYGIDGLVVIGGDGSFKGAQRLSDYGVNTIGLPGTIDLDIACTEYTIGFDTAVNTAMEAIDKVRDTSTSHERCSIIEVMGRDAGYLALWCGIANGAERILLPEEHDYDELKIVEDIKENRKRGKKHYIIINAEGVGDSISMAKRIEEETGMETRATILGYMQRGGSPTCKDRVYASIMGAMAVDLLLEGKTNRVVGYKNGQYIDFDINEALDMQKGIPQYQYDVARQLAL
- a CDS encoding DUF1934 domain-containing protein, whose protein sequence is MTQDVLLTISGLHTMEAMGDGEESNEPIEVITPASYYWKNGKHFILFDELVEGIPGVTKNKIKITGDTALEIMKSGITNAHMVFEKNKSNLTFYDTPFGQIEVGIHTRDMCVDVREDRIDVNVEYGLDVNHEATADCHIIMNIRPKHAAESVLS
- a CDS encoding AraC family transcriptional regulator is translated as MGKKKKAQMQFRYYRMAYGSSILALLGEKWIRSYGSDVEYLHFHNLLEIGYCYNGSGQLVLGKEEYRYEDDTFSVIPRHFPHTTNSDQGGINRWEYLYVDLEGVLGELFQNNTRKMNEIVKRINSRAMLKRASEEPQMAAKVLEIMNLIRCMDAYYMEEAKAIMAALLLDIARMFEAVGGEVIEEVRMEHAAMLVFCVLDYISFHYMEPIMVGELAQMCHVSETHFRRVFTGYMKMSPLQYINTVRIQNACEYLRKTDWQVADIANRCGFTTISTFNRNFKELMGKKPLEWRKCPENYEQQLLEFNIHSEEGW
- a CDS encoding extracellular solute-binding protein, with protein sequence MKKRILAVCLAVAMVLSLVACGTKGTDEGDGKGGASTSENELTVWCWDPAFNIYAMQEAEKVYQKDHPDFKLNIVETPWNDVQTKLTTAATSGDLKSLPDILLMQDNAFQKNVISYPDAFASLKDSGIDFTQFPEAKTAYSVVDGVNYGVPFDNGTVVAAYRTDILKEAGFTVEDFTDITWDEYIEKGEVVFEKTGKPLLSCQAGEAQLVMMMLQSAGASLFDDEGKPDMVGNDALKKVLETYKELKDSGVLIEVNDWDQYVGSMTAGTVAGTVNGCWILASIQSAEDQSGNWAVTNMPRLVGVEGATNYSNNGGSSWVVTSNCKNIDLAYDFMKSTFAGSVELYETILPKSGALATYIPAGESEVYAEPQEFFGGQSVYKDVTEYSKEVPGNNTGVYYYEGQDAISTAVQNVVNGADIDGEIKTAQETTEFAMN
- a CDS encoding sugar ABC transporter permease yields the protein MTLSRKQNLSGWAFLAPATLLIVLTSFYPMFRALILSFQRGKGNALTWGGLYNYTRMFKDAIFLQSVKNCFFYLIIQVPIMLVLALILASLLNNKDLKLKGLFRTAIFLPCATSLVSYATIFRSLFAVDGLVNVLLVKFGILESGYNFLNHELSAKIVIILALIWRWTGYNMVFYLSGLQNIEYSVYEAAKIDGASPWQSFWKITVPLLKPTILLTAIMSTNGTLQLFDESVNLTSGGPANATITMSHYIYNTSFKYVSNFGYAAAMSFFILILVAILAFVQMKVGDKRD
- a CDS encoding carbohydrate ABC transporter permease, yielding MTKGKKAVVYIVLTIVSLISVFPLYWMVSAATNKSIDVMRGKLLPGGELMNNVHSLFAQCNVGTAMTNSFKYALILTVLSLVICSLAGYGFEIYHDRGKDAVMSVILLAMMVPFAATMIPLYQAFSKIGLLNCTAGFILPTLSTPFLIMMFRQSARSFPHDIIEAARMDGLNELQIFFRMFIPTMKSTYAAAMTITFMNAWNNYLWPKVIMTDKTSITMPMLVANLKEGYVTDYGVLMLAVLLCTIPTAIVFFVLQKSFAEGITGAVK